The proteins below come from a single Nitrospiraceae bacterium genomic window:
- a CDS encoding DnaJ domain-containing protein: protein MIDGLNYYQILGIPEDALLKEVQSAWRKFVKENHEDVVPQSERQAAKERMIRINEAYAVLSHEEKRADYDNGYMLNGGSKIELVRSRVRRAKDIILRDRSLVTREEIKLIESIIDYLDRSTQERCFVWMTDILCERPEMAKHVVTSAFDEQLLGGTSHLLDRLLEKAPYAITWEKIYLYGEEILGITGKENKERNYNQLARILCHRLDLAKHFVYPSFQEQASGCESCLLPTLLKVAPNEITQDRFNDYIDTVHSMRWIVYGQLRSYNEQAVSWILKARPDLVRKPEEKPAPKELPLPLRS, encoded by the coding sequence ATGATTGACGGATTGAACTATTACCAAATTCTGGGTATTCCTGAAGATGCACTCCTGAAGGAAGTTCAGAGCGCATGGCGGAAGTTTGTCAAAGAAAATCATGAGGACGTCGTCCCACAATCAGAACGACAGGCCGCCAAGGAAAGGATGATCAGAATCAACGAAGCCTATGCCGTGCTCAGTCACGAAGAAAAACGGGCTGATTACGATAACGGGTATATGCTGAATGGCGGGTCAAAAATTGAACTTGTCAGGAGTCGCGTCCGCAGAGCCAAAGACATCATTCTCCGGGATCGATCGCTCGTTACCAGAGAAGAGATTAAGCTGATCGAATCCATTATCGATTATCTTGATCGAAGCACCCAGGAAAGGTGTTTTGTCTGGATGACAGATATCTTATGCGAACGTCCGGAAATGGCTAAGCATGTCGTGACGTCGGCGTTTGATGAGCAACTGTTGGGGGGCACTAGCCATTTACTCGACAGGCTCTTAGAAAAAGCGCCATACGCTATCACATGGGAAAAAATCTACCTGTATGGAGAAGAGATCCTCGGGATTACAGGAAAGGAAAACAAAGAACGAAATTACAACCAACTGGCCCGTATCTTGTGTCACCGGCTTGATTTGGCGAAACACTTTGTGTACCCGTCATTTCAGGAGCAAGCTTCCGGTTGTGAAAGCTGCCTGCTGCCAACATTACTGAAAGTGGCCCCAAATGAAATCACGCAGGATCGTTTTAATGATTATATTGATACGGTTCACAGCATGCGATGGATAGTTTACGGCCAGCTGAGAAGCTATAACGAGCAGGCCGTTTCATGGATACTGAAGGCCCGGCCCGATCTCGTCAGAAAGCCGGAAGAGAAACCAGCACCGAAGGAGTTGCCCCTTCCCTTGCGGTCATGA
- a CDS encoding cupin domain-containing protein translates to MESRPIIDRAIVAKNWHARGFSCGVWIDHAGREWRAATQDLEEIFMAMSGELELEIAGERIQTSVGKEVLIPSRAPYTIRNIGGTTARWLYGQKRSPSAPPQPVESNRDLIHTPL, encoded by the coding sequence ATGGAAAGCCGTCCCATCATCGACCGCGCAATCGTTGCAAAAAATTGGCATGCTCGCGGATTTTCCTGTGGGGTGTGGATTGATCATGCCGGACGTGAATGGAGAGCCGCCACCCAGGATTTGGAAGAAATATTTATGGCAATGTCAGGAGAATTGGAATTAGAAATAGCAGGAGAGCGGATTCAGACATCTGTGGGAAAAGAAGTTCTGATTCCCAGTCGTGCGCCTTACACTATTCGTAATATTGGGGGCACAACCGCTCGTTGGCTCTATGGGCAAAAACGGTCGCCTTCCGCTCCACCCCAACCGGTCGAGTCAAATCGCG
- a CDS encoding vitamin B12-dependent ribonucleotide reductase, protein MKIDRRFTKTGESPYQTIPFSHRSSEIRNPDGSAVFHQDNILAPEHWSQLAVDILAQKYFRKAGVPQFDDQGQPLLNEKGDTILGGERDARQVFHRLAGCWTEWGKTHHYFDTPEDAETFKDELSYMLAWQMAAPNSPQWFNTGLHFAYGLSGPSQGHFYVDPNTHRVKQARNAYERPQVHACFIQSISDDLVNEGGIMDLWVREARLFKYGSGTGTNFSRLRADGESLSGGGRSSGLMSFLKIGDRAAGAIKSGGTTRRAAKMVCLDLDHPDIEEFIDWKVIEEQKVAAMVTGSKICARHLNAVLKACHVSRQDGSTQIETNPRDNPSLREAIQAAREASVPEPYIQRMFHYAQEGFTHFVFHEYDTNWDSKAYQTVSGQNSNNSIRIPNEFLDALQAGGDWKLTRRTDGSVCKTIPAKDLWDRIAWAAWICADPGVQYDTTINEWHTCPQDGRINASNPCSEYMFLDDTACNLASLNLGRFLNTEGQFDIEGFRHAVRLWTIVLEISVLMAGFPSRAIAEKSYAFRTLGLGYANLGSILMKIGIPYDSPEALAWCGAITSLMTGESYATSAEMAGELGHFNAYPRNAEAMLRVIRNHRRAAYNAPPEEYEGLSIPPMAIQPDQCPSDLLKAAQQSWDRALALGEQHGYRNAQATVIAPTGTIGLVMDCDTTGIEPDFALVKFKKLAGGGYFKIINQSLPPALRHLGYSTSQIQDIITYATGTRTLKQAPFINHDTLLAKGFDREVLERMEATLDGAFDIHFAFNKWTLTEEFCREKLGLTESQLQSPQLNILKILGFTQEEILAATDFCCGTMTVEGAPHLKPEHLSVFDCANRCGRIGQRFISPPAHIRMMAAAQPFISGAISKTINMPAEASVDSVKEAYMLSWTSMVKAVALYRDGSKLSQPLNTVSEWGDLSAQNEHIASVAKQAASRVLVRYLAKRRPLPTRRGGYTQKAIVGGHKIYLRTGEYEDGTLGEIFLDMHKEGAAFRSLMNCFAIAISLGFQHGVPLEEYVDAFVFTRFEPNGPVKLNDHIKMSTSIIDYIFRELAITYLDRHDLEQVAPEDLRVDALKKETDMPDDGEEGLVDPRSLSSTSISPEVFPSRKPVGNGAGKNGEHGKVARKLEMKRETLTITEVQEARQKGYEGDPCPECKQFKMVRNGTCLKCDNCGSTNGCS, encoded by the coding sequence ATGAAAATTGACCGTCGATTCACAAAAACCGGTGAAAGCCCGTATCAAACCATTCCCTTCTCACACCGATCATCAGAAATCCGGAATCCGGATGGCTCGGCCGTGTTTCATCAAGACAACATTCTGGCCCCGGAACATTGGTCTCAATTAGCGGTCGATATTTTAGCCCAAAAATATTTTCGCAAAGCCGGAGTTCCCCAATTTGACGACCAAGGACAACCCCTCCTCAATGAAAAAGGCGACACTATTCTAGGGGGGGAACGGGATGCCAGGCAGGTGTTCCATCGACTAGCCGGTTGCTGGACGGAATGGGGCAAGACCCATCACTACTTTGATACGCCTGAAGATGCTGAAACCTTTAAAGACGAACTCAGCTATATGTTGGCCTGGCAAATGGCCGCTCCGAACTCTCCCCAATGGTTCAATACCGGACTGCACTTTGCCTACGGCCTGTCAGGACCTTCACAAGGACATTTCTACGTAGACCCGAATACCCATCGGGTCAAACAAGCCCGCAATGCATATGAGCGCCCTCAAGTCCATGCCTGCTTTATCCAATCGATATCTGATGATTTGGTGAATGAAGGCGGGATTATGGATCTGTGGGTTCGGGAAGCCCGCCTTTTCAAATACGGGTCAGGCACCGGTACCAATTTTTCCAGGCTACGAGCAGATGGAGAATCGTTATCCGGAGGAGGCCGCTCCTCAGGACTGATGTCCTTCTTGAAAATCGGCGACCGGGCGGCCGGAGCCATCAAATCCGGAGGAACCACCCGCAGGGCTGCAAAAATGGTCTGTCTGGATTTGGATCACCCGGACATTGAAGAATTTATCGATTGGAAAGTCATTGAAGAACAAAAAGTGGCCGCCATGGTCACGGGATCAAAAATTTGCGCGCGCCATTTAAATGCCGTGTTAAAGGCCTGTCATGTTTCCCGCCAGGACGGAAGCACTCAAATCGAGACCAACCCTCGGGACAATCCGTCGTTACGTGAGGCCATCCAGGCCGCAAGGGAAGCATCGGTTCCTGAGCCGTACATTCAACGGATGTTTCACTATGCCCAGGAAGGATTTACCCATTTTGTGTTCCATGAATATGACACGAACTGGGATAGCAAAGCCTACCAAACCGTGTCCGGACAAAACTCCAATAATAGCATCAGGATTCCCAATGAGTTTCTTGACGCCCTTCAAGCAGGAGGGGATTGGAAGTTGACCCGACGCACCGACGGTTCCGTATGCAAGACCATCCCGGCCAAAGACTTGTGGGATCGAATTGCCTGGGCCGCCTGGATTTGTGCCGATCCAGGCGTGCAATACGACACCACCATTAACGAGTGGCACACGTGTCCCCAGGATGGACGGATTAACGCCTCGAATCCTTGCAGCGAATATATGTTCTTGGATGATACGGCGTGCAACTTGGCCTCACTCAATTTAGGCCGGTTCCTGAATACGGAGGGGCAGTTTGACATTGAAGGATTTCGACATGCCGTACGGTTGTGGACGATTGTCCTGGAAATCAGCGTGCTAATGGCGGGATTCCCCAGCCGGGCGATCGCTGAAAAAAGTTATGCTTTCCGGACCCTTGGCCTTGGCTATGCCAACCTGGGATCCATTCTGATGAAAATCGGAATTCCCTACGATTCTCCAGAAGCCCTTGCCTGGTGTGGTGCCATTACGTCCCTGATGACGGGTGAGTCCTATGCCACGTCTGCGGAAATGGCCGGTGAATTGGGGCATTTCAATGCTTATCCGCGCAATGCCGAAGCTATGCTGCGAGTCATACGTAATCATCGACGCGCGGCCTACAATGCTCCTCCAGAGGAATATGAAGGCCTCTCCATCCCGCCGATGGCCATTCAGCCGGATCAATGCCCCTCAGACCTTTTGAAAGCGGCGCAACAATCCTGGGACCGGGCATTAGCACTTGGTGAACAGCACGGCTATCGCAATGCACAAGCCACGGTGATCGCCCCGACCGGCACAATCGGATTGGTCATGGATTGCGATACCACCGGCATCGAACCGGATTTCGCTCTGGTGAAATTCAAGAAACTGGCCGGTGGTGGCTACTTCAAAATTATCAATCAAAGCCTTCCTCCCGCGTTACGGCATCTTGGATACAGCACAAGCCAGATTCAAGATATCATCACCTATGCGACGGGAACTCGAACGCTCAAACAGGCCCCCTTTATCAACCATGACACGTTGCTGGCCAAGGGATTCGATCGCGAAGTGCTGGAACGCATGGAGGCCACGCTGGACGGAGCTTTTGATATTCATTTTGCGTTTAACAAATGGACCCTCACTGAGGAATTTTGTCGAGAAAAACTAGGCCTGACCGAATCTCAGCTGCAGAGTCCTCAATTAAATATTCTCAAAATCCTCGGTTTTACTCAGGAAGAAATTCTTGCCGCAACGGATTTTTGCTGTGGCACCATGACCGTCGAAGGCGCACCGCATCTCAAACCTGAGCATTTGTCAGTGTTTGATTGCGCCAACCGGTGCGGACGCATTGGACAACGATTTATTTCTCCGCCGGCCCACATCCGGATGATGGCAGCCGCCCAGCCTTTCATCAGCGGAGCCATCAGCAAAACCATCAATATGCCGGCAGAGGCGTCCGTGGATTCCGTGAAGGAGGCCTATATGCTGTCCTGGACTTCCATGGTCAAAGCCGTAGCCCTGTACCGGGATGGATCGAAACTGAGCCAACCGCTCAATACGGTGAGTGAATGGGGCGATTTATCCGCCCAGAACGAGCACATCGCCTCCGTGGCAAAACAAGCGGCCTCACGTGTCCTGGTCCGTTATCTGGCGAAACGCCGTCCCTTACCGACCCGTCGAGGCGGGTATACCCAAAAGGCGATTGTCGGTGGTCACAAAATCTACCTCCGAACCGGCGAATATGAAGATGGAACTCTGGGCGAAATATTTCTGGATATGCATAAGGAAGGGGCCGCATTCCGAAGTCTGATGAACTGTTTCGCCATTGCGATTTCCCTGGGATTCCAACATGGCGTACCTCTTGAGGAATATGTGGACGCATTTGTGTTCACTCGATTTGAGCCAAACGGACCCGTCAAGCTCAACGACCATATCAAAATGTCCACATCGATCATCGACTACATTTTCCGCGAACTGGCGATCACCTACCTGGACCGGCACGATTTGGAACAAGTCGCCCCTGAAGATCTTCGCGTGGATGCACTCAAGAAGGAAACGGATATGCCGGATGATGGCGAAGAAGGCTTAGTGGACCCACGCTCACTCAGCTCAACCTCAATCAGTCCCGAAGTGTTTCCCTCCCGGAAGCCCGTAGGAAACGGGGCAGGAAAGAACGGAGAGCACGGGAAAGTCGCCAGGAAACTGGAAATGAAACGCGAGACCCTCACCATCACGGAAGTACAGGAAGCCCGCCAAAAAGGCTATGAAGGCGATCCCTGTCCGGAATGCAAGCAATTTAAGATGGTAAGGAACGGAACCTGCTTGAAGTGTGACAACTGCGGATCTACCAACGGATGTTCGTAA